A single Cellulomonas sp. SLBN-39 DNA region contains:
- the era gene encoding GTPase Era — MTHRSGFACFVGRPNAGKSTLTNALVGQKVAITSGRPQTTRHVVRGIVHRDDAQLVLVDTPGLHRPRTLLGERLNDLVRDTLTEVDVVGFCLPANEKIGPGDRYIAEQLARLAPEGRAGTPVVAVVTKADLVPRGRLAEQLLAVDALGEWADVVPVSARDGYQVGELTEVLVGHLPEGPALYPDGELTDEPEQVMVAELVREAALEGVRDELPHSLAVVVDEIVEREEPARDGVPMLDVRVHMFVERDSQKAIVIGRGGARLRDVGTRARTEIEALLGARVFLDLHVKVAKDWQRDPKQLGRLGF; from the coding sequence ATGACCCACCGCTCCGGCTTCGCCTGCTTCGTCGGGCGCCCCAACGCCGGCAAGTCCACGCTCACCAACGCCCTCGTCGGGCAGAAGGTCGCGATCACGTCGGGCCGGCCCCAGACGACGCGGCACGTGGTGCGCGGCATCGTCCACCGCGACGACGCCCAGCTCGTGCTCGTCGACACCCCCGGCCTGCACCGGCCGCGCACGCTGCTCGGCGAGCGCCTCAACGACCTCGTGCGCGACACGCTGACCGAGGTCGACGTCGTCGGGTTCTGCCTGCCCGCGAACGAGAAGATCGGCCCCGGCGACCGGTACATCGCCGAGCAGCTCGCCCGCCTCGCGCCCGAGGGCCGTGCCGGGACCCCGGTGGTCGCGGTCGTCACCAAGGCGGACCTCGTGCCGCGGGGCCGACTCGCCGAGCAGCTGCTCGCCGTGGACGCGCTGGGGGAGTGGGCCGACGTCGTGCCCGTGTCCGCCCGCGACGGCTACCAGGTCGGCGAGCTCACCGAGGTGCTCGTGGGCCACCTGCCCGAGGGGCCGGCGCTCTACCCGGACGGCGAGCTGACGGACGAGCCCGAGCAGGTCATGGTCGCCGAGCTCGTGCGCGAGGCCGCCCTCGAGGGCGTGCGCGACGAGCTGCCGCACTCCCTGGCCGTCGTCGTCGACGAGATCGTCGAGCGCGAGGAGCCCGCGCGCGACGGTGTGCCCATGCTCGACGTGCGCGTCCACATGTTCGTCGAGCGTGACAGCCAGAAGGCCATCGTCATCGGCCGCGGCGGCGCGCGGCTGCGCGACGTCGGCACCCGGGCGCGCACGGAGATCGAGGCCCTGCTCGGTGCGCGCGTGTTCCTCGACCTGCACGTCAAGGTCGCCAAGGACTGGCAGCGCGACCCCAAGCAGCTCGGCCGGCTGGGCTTCTGA
- a CDS encoding S9 family peptidase: protein MTTTAAWRRVTRTGEGDGVPTAAYRVAAAVALALLVLAALGAVLGPQWDPELMHDSIPVTTRSTAIGDAPLAQTYEVRTEDVRVELDGGWVEARLSLPVGATGPLPGVVFVHGAGTGRFTQAFVTQAHALAASGVVAMVPNKRLDTYTLRHRDYVEMAADYARSVDVLRARPEVDPARVGVYAESEGGWIAPVMAAQDPDLAFVVLVSSPVVPPRQQAAFAVDAYLRNTGVPQGVFRAIPRAVGLTSFPGGNFDYIDFDVTPYQQRMTQPVLVVYGTGDASMPIEQGALQVLHDTAQAGNEDVTVRYYDGANHGIRVGGDVVPAFLRDLSGWVRGLPGTAGATPQVAGEQPTQVYLAGPVPQPRWLVDGSVMLATVVAAAGMLALAGAAVALDRGVHEVRTRRRQDLTADERAGHRLAPGVVGPLVALGAGAAVTVVALVWYLLSVARLAMDYQRDPWVVQGGWLTVRVLGIMTVVAAVLLGRRVQAVRRAGRRVAPGLVRTAAVWVVVAGAGVLLVVLAYWGVYQLGI, encoded by the coding sequence ATGACGACGACGGCCGCGTGGCGCCGTGTGACCCGCACCGGCGAGGGCGACGGCGTGCCGACCGCCGCCTACCGCGTCGCCGCGGCCGTCGCGCTCGCCCTGCTCGTGCTGGCGGCCCTCGGCGCGGTCCTCGGGCCGCAGTGGGACCCCGAGCTCATGCACGACTCGATCCCGGTGACGACCCGCTCCACCGCGATCGGCGACGCGCCGCTCGCGCAGACGTACGAGGTGCGCACCGAGGACGTCCGGGTCGAGCTCGACGGCGGGTGGGTCGAGGCCCGGCTGAGCCTGCCCGTGGGGGCCACCGGACCGCTGCCGGGAGTGGTGTTCGTCCACGGGGCCGGCACCGGGCGGTTCACGCAGGCGTTCGTCACGCAGGCGCACGCGCTGGCCGCGTCGGGCGTCGTGGCGATGGTGCCGAACAAGCGCCTGGACACCTACACGCTGCGGCACCGCGACTACGTCGAGATGGCGGCCGACTACGCCCGGTCCGTCGACGTGCTGCGCGCGCGGCCCGAGGTCGACCCCGCCCGCGTCGGGGTGTACGCGGAGAGCGAGGGCGGCTGGATCGCGCCCGTCATGGCCGCGCAGGACCCCGACCTCGCGTTCGTGGTGCTCGTGTCCTCGCCCGTCGTGCCGCCGCGCCAGCAGGCCGCGTTCGCCGTCGACGCCTACCTGCGCAACACCGGGGTGCCGCAGGGCGTCTTCCGGGCCATCCCGCGCGCCGTGGGGCTCACGTCCTTCCCCGGCGGCAACTTCGACTACATCGACTTCGACGTCACGCCGTACCAGCAGCGGATGACGCAGCCCGTCCTGGTGGTCTACGGCACGGGGGACGCGTCGATGCCCATCGAGCAGGGCGCGCTGCAGGTGCTGCACGACACCGCGCAGGCCGGCAACGAGGACGTCACGGTGCGCTACTACGACGGGGCCAACCACGGCATCCGCGTCGGCGGCGACGTCGTCCCGGCGTTCCTGCGGGACCTGTCCGGGTGGGTGCGCGGGCTGCCCGGCACGGCCGGGGCGACGCCGCAGGTGGCCGGCGAGCAGCCCACCCAGGTGTACCTCGCGGGGCCCGTTCCCCAGCCGCGGTGGCTCGTCGACGGTTCGGTCATGCTCGCGACCGTCGTCGCGGCGGCGGGGATGCTGGCGCTCGCCGGTGCCGCGGTGGCCCTCGACCGGGGCGTGCACGAGGTGCGCACGCGGCGCAGGCAGGACCTGACGGCCGACGAGCGGGCGGGCCACCGTCTCGCCCCTGGTGTCGTGGGCCCGCTCGTCGCGCTCGGTGCGGGCGCGGCGGTGACCGTCGTGGCGCTGGTCTGGTACCTGCTGTCGGTCGCACGTCTGGCGATGGACTACCAGCGGGACCCGTGGGTCGTGCAGGGCGGCTGGCTCACGGTGCGTGTGCTCGGCATCATGACGGTGGTGGCCGCCGTGCTGCTCGGGCGCCGCGTCCAGGCGGTGCGCCGGGCCGGGCGGCGGGTCGCGCCCGGGCTGGTCCGCACGGCCGCGGTGTGGGTCGTGGTGGCCGGTGCGGGCGTGCTGCTCGTGGTGCTGGCCTACTGGGGCGTGTACCAGCTGGGCATCTGA
- a CDS encoding PP2C family serine/threonine-protein phosphatase — protein MRTSWGSATDRGRVREVNEDALLAYPPVFLVADGMGGHDAGDLASRIAVEEFAQLAGQPTATADDVHACFARTSTRIRAEFTGGRQGGTTVAGVAVTEHDGGYYWLVFNVGDSRVYRWSDAALEQVSVDHSVVQELLEAGRITPAEAGRHPERHVLTRALGTGEPPEPDYWLLPAGVDDRLVICTDGLTRELTDLDVERALLRSADPQEVAANLVQDALAHGARDNVSVVVVDVASPAGAQEQVQMTVPRPAELGPHLWDEMLNGSTVPRGPRDTTDAGHDAGTSERPEPQEDPR, from the coding sequence GTGCGGACGTCGTGGGGTTCGGCGACCGATCGCGGGAGGGTCCGCGAGGTCAACGAGGACGCCCTGCTGGCGTACCCGCCCGTGTTCCTCGTCGCCGACGGGATGGGCGGGCACGACGCAGGGGACCTGGCCAGCAGGATCGCCGTGGAGGAGTTCGCCCAGCTGGCGGGGCAGCCCACCGCGACGGCCGACGACGTGCACGCGTGCTTCGCGCGGACCTCGACCCGCATCCGGGCCGAGTTCACCGGCGGGCGCCAGGGTGGCACGACCGTCGCGGGCGTGGCCGTCACCGAGCACGACGGCGGGTACTACTGGCTGGTGTTCAACGTCGGCGACTCGCGGGTGTACCGCTGGTCGGACGCCGCGCTGGAGCAGGTGAGCGTCGACCACTCGGTGGTGCAGGAGCTCCTCGAGGCGGGTCGGATCACGCCCGCGGAGGCGGGCCGGCACCCCGAGCGGCACGTGCTGACCCGCGCCCTGGGCACCGGCGAGCCCCCGGAGCCCGACTACTGGCTGCTGCCCGCCGGGGTCGACGACCGCCTCGTCATCTGCACCGACGGCCTCACCCGTGAGCTGACCGACCTCGACGTCGAGCGTGCGCTGCTCCGGTCCGCCGACCCGCAGGAGGTGGCGGCCAACCTGGTGCAGGACGCGCTCGCGCACGGGGCCCGCGACAACGTCAGCGTCGTCGTCGTCGACGTCGCGTCGCCCGCAGGGGCCCAGGAGCAGGTGCAGATGACCGTCCCGCGGCCCGCCGAGCTCGGCCCGCACCTGTGGGACGAGATGCTCAACGGATCGACCGTCCCGCGCGGGCCGAGGGACACCACCGACGCCGGGCACGACGCCGGCACGAGCGAGCGGCCCGAGCCGCAGGAGGACCCGCGATGA
- a CDS encoding FHA domain-containing protein encodes MSAHEHHEYVPGDWTAVLGDGFVAVVEPGTATATVDGLWQVARDGGGVLAALGVLAAGGFADLPDFVVVDLAAGGDVHAVLRGDIHLAVPGADGAQDVEAQPGAVWTEHRATSAGGATMRVGGAGTQGRAWWPVRSGVVRASAVRLAGAQDAAATGAPVRAADVAVPTSGAAPGALRERRGSGRAARSEASIAAATLGAPVVAPAPDPVGGAAGADVPVPADLPPLDLVPDPAPVVEAVGTATPWWAGDDGGAAADPVTPVPDLPVLEPAADEPFVLTPADVPTPAVADVPMIRVGTHQPGDDDHDGMTILSSDLAQIRDQLPTWSQDAVPGPFLAPVPAPLSARLVLSTGLVVPLDRSVLLGRAPQVARVTNRELPRLVTVPSPNQDISRTHAEVRVDGEHVVVTDLDSTNGVHVSRAGDGVRRLHPGEPSVVATDEVVDLGDGVTFTVERTA; translated from the coding sequence ATGAGCGCCCACGAGCACCACGAGTACGTCCCGGGCGACTGGACCGCGGTCCTCGGCGACGGGTTCGTCGCCGTCGTCGAGCCCGGCACGGCCACGGCGACCGTCGACGGCCTGTGGCAGGTGGCGCGCGACGGCGGCGGCGTGCTCGCGGCCCTCGGCGTCCTCGCGGCCGGCGGGTTCGCCGACCTGCCGGACTTCGTCGTCGTCGACCTGGCCGCCGGCGGCGACGTGCACGCCGTGCTGCGCGGCGACATCCACCTGGCGGTGCCCGGCGCGGACGGCGCGCAGGACGTCGAGGCGCAGCCCGGGGCCGTGTGGACCGAGCACCGTGCGACCTCCGCCGGCGGGGCGACGATGCGCGTCGGCGGCGCGGGCACGCAGGGCCGCGCGTGGTGGCCGGTGCGGTCGGGCGTCGTGCGGGCGTCGGCGGTGCGGCTGGCCGGGGCGCAGGACGCCGCGGCCACCGGCGCGCCGGTGCGGGCCGCGGACGTCGCGGTCCCCACCTCGGGCGCCGCACCGGGTGCGCTGCGGGAGCGGCGTGGCTCCGGCCGGGCCGCGCGCTCGGAGGCGAGCATCGCCGCGGCGACGCTGGGCGCCCCGGTCGTGGCACCCGCGCCGGACCCCGTCGGAGGTGCGGCGGGCGCCGACGTCCCCGTCCCGGCGGACCTGCCGCCGCTCGACCTCGTGCCTGACCCGGCGCCCGTCGTCGAGGCCGTCGGCACCGCCACGCCGTGGTGGGCCGGCGACGACGGTGGCGCGGCCGCGGACCCCGTGACGCCCGTGCCGGACCTGCCCGTGCTCGAGCCCGCCGCCGACGAGCCGTTCGTGCTCACCCCGGCGGACGTGCCGACGCCCGCCGTGGCGGACGTGCCGATGATCCGCGTCGGCACGCACCAGCCCGGCGACGACGACCACGACGGCATGACCATCCTCTCGAGCGACCTCGCGCAGATCCGCGACCAGCTGCCGACGTGGAGCCAGGACGCCGTGCCCGGGCCGTTCCTCGCACCGGTGCCCGCGCCGCTGTCCGCGCGTCTGGTGCTCTCCACCGGGCTCGTCGTCCCCCTGGACCGTTCCGTGCTGCTCGGGCGCGCGCCCCAGGTGGCCCGCGTCACCAACCGTGAGCTGCCGCGGCTGGTCACCGTGCCGAGCCCCAACCAGGACATCTCGCGCACCCACGCCGAGGTCCGGGTCGACGGCGAGCACGTCGTGGTCACCGACCTCGACTCCACCAACGGCGTGCACGTCTCGCGCGCGGGCGACGGCGTGCGCCGGCTGCACCCGGGCGAGCCGAGCGTCGTGGCCACCGACGAGGTCGTCGACCTGGGCGACGGCGTGACGTTCACGGTGGAGCGCACGGCGTGA
- a CDS encoding serine/threonine-protein kinase, with the protein MTARRAPSTPPRLPGYEHVRVLGLGGFADVFLYRQLLPRRDVAVKVLLAGSLDDDVRERFQTEANLMAQLSHHPSIVTIHQAAIADDGRPYLVMEYCSRPGLADRYRVERLSVAEVLRVGVRLASAVETAHRAGILHRDIKPANVLTTDFGWPALTDFGIAATTGPGAGAATGMSIPWSPPELLAEPPAGDVRSDVYSLAATIYSLLAGRTPFEVPGGANSAQQLVARIERAPVPPIGRDDVPATLHAVLDRAMAKNPSRRYPSAVAVARALQEVEASLHLPVTALDLPDEGLREAVDAGPSVAPDPDDATRVRSVLQLDPGPAPAPAPVALDDGVTRRRPVLTFDPAPVPGVAEPTGEPDAPPTRRRVAAAVSAVVVLAVVAVLLVVTLGGRGTPGPGPASTEFTSPPQEPVAAAVPAPVGIAGTRLADGSVEVTWQNPDPQEGDAYLWGILTATGEPELVLVDEPRAVVPAQQAGEEVCVQVSVVRVDRSSSARPAQGCVP; encoded by the coding sequence GTGACCGCACGGCGCGCGCCGTCGACGCCCCCGCGGCTGCCCGGGTACGAGCACGTGCGCGTGCTCGGGCTCGGCGGGTTCGCGGACGTGTTCCTCTACCGCCAGCTGCTGCCGCGCCGCGACGTCGCGGTCAAGGTGCTGCTCGCGGGGAGCCTCGACGACGACGTGCGCGAGCGGTTCCAGACCGAGGCCAACCTCATGGCCCAGCTGTCGCACCACCCCTCCATCGTCACGATCCACCAGGCGGCGATCGCCGACGACGGCCGCCCCTACCTCGTCATGGAGTACTGCTCGCGCCCGGGACTGGCCGACCGGTACCGCGTGGAGCGGCTGTCCGTGGCGGAGGTGCTGCGCGTGGGCGTGCGCCTCGCGTCGGCGGTGGAGACCGCGCACCGGGCGGGGATCCTGCACCGCGACATCAAGCCCGCGAACGTCCTGACGACCGACTTCGGCTGGCCCGCCCTCACGGACTTCGGGATCGCCGCGACGACGGGCCCGGGCGCGGGCGCCGCCACCGGGATGTCGATCCCGTGGTCCCCGCCGGAGCTGCTGGCCGAGCCGCCCGCGGGCGACGTGCGCTCCGACGTGTACTCCCTCGCCGCCACGATCTACTCCCTGCTCGCCGGCCGGACGCCCTTCGAGGTGCCCGGCGGGGCCAACAGCGCCCAGCAGCTCGTCGCCCGCATCGAGCGTGCACCCGTCCCGCCGATCGGCCGCGACGACGTCCCGGCGACGCTGCACGCGGTGCTCGACCGGGCGATGGCGAAGAACCCGTCGCGCCGGTACCCGTCGGCGGTCGCGGTCGCGCGTGCGCTGCAGGAGGTCGAGGCGTCCTTGCACCTGCCGGTCACCGCGCTGGACCTGCCCGACGAGGGGCTGCGCGAGGCCGTCGACGCCGGACCGTCCGTGGCGCCGGACCCCGACGACGCCACGCGCGTGCGCTCGGTGCTCCAGCTGGACCCGGGGCCCGCACCGGCGCCGGCACCCGTCGCCCTCGACGACGGCGTGACCCGACGGCGGCCCGTGCTGACGTTCGACCCCGCACCCGTCCCCGGCGTGGCCGAGCCGACGGGGGAGCCCGACGCCCCGCCGACGCGACGCCGGGTCGCGGCCGCCGTGTCCGCGGTGGTCGTCCTCGCCGTGGTCGCCGTGCTGCTCGTCGTCACCCTCGGCGGGCGGGGCACGCCCGGGCCGGGGCCCGCCAGCACCGAGTTCACCTCGCCCCCGCAGGAGCCCGTCGCCGCTGCCGTGCCCGCACCGGTCGGCATCGCGGGCACCCGTCTGGCGGACGGGTCCGTCGAGGTCACGTGGCAGAATCCGGACCCGCAGGAGGGTGACGCCTACCTGTGGGGGATCCTGACCGCGACCGGCGAGCCCGAGCTCGTCCTCGTCGACGAGCCCCGGGCCGTCGTGCCCGCGCAGCAGGCCGGTGAGGAGGTGTGCGTCCAGGTGTCCGTCGTGCGCGTCGACCGCAGCTCCTCCGCCCGCCCGGCCCAGGGGTGCGTGCCGTGA